One stretch of Gemmatimonas sp. DNA includes these proteins:
- a CDS encoding cytochrome c → MTPETRAPRDREHDEPEEQIRPLPRVLLALALSGGLWGGWYLARSESDVSPTLGDRRSAAAFAAPPANAAVSGAQVYTGKCAGCHQASGLGLPGVFPPLAKSPWVSGSEQRLLAILLHGIQGPIEVLGTTYNGMMPAWSTLSDAELAAVSTYVRNAFGNTGSAITVGDVVAARAATAARTSPWAGGEELERVP, encoded by the coding sequence ATGACGCCGGAAACGCGGGCGCCGCGGGATCGAGAACACGACGAGCCGGAAGAACAGATCCGTCCGTTGCCACGCGTGTTGCTGGCGCTGGCACTCAGCGGTGGACTGTGGGGCGGCTGGTATCTCGCACGCAGCGAGTCGGACGTCTCCCCCACGCTCGGCGATCGGCGTTCGGCTGCGGCGTTCGCCGCCCCACCAGCCAACGCGGCGGTTAGTGGTGCGCAGGTGTATACGGGGAAATGTGCGGGGTGTCATCAAGCCAGCGGCCTTGGCTTGCCCGGTGTGTTTCCGCCACTGGCGAAGTCGCCGTGGGTGTCGGGATCGGAGCAACGGCTGTTGGCGATTCTGCTGCATGGTATTCAAGGTCCGATCGAAGTGTTGGGAACGACCTATAACGGCATGATGCCGGCGTGGAGTACGCTCAGCGACGCCGAGCTCGCGGCGGTGTCCACGTATGTGCGGAATGCGTTCGGCAATACGGGCAGCGCGATCACCGTCGGCGACGTGGTCGCGGCACGCGCCGCCACCGCCGCACGTACATCACCGTGGGCTGGTGGCGAGGAGCTGGAGCGCGTTCCGTGA
- a CDS encoding SCO family protein, giving the protein MSAWRGMAGAAMSLTAVVTLLGGATHGFRVWTTDAARAAAVATHPISVPSVSLVDEHRALQSIATTRRATIVDFVYTRCITLCGTLGATFQQLQAAIVRRGVADRVRLLTISFDPVWDTPERLRYYAIAMHPDPAAWTIATFSNTHEVAGVLRTFGIRVISDGAGGFVHNAALHVVNPAGQLVAIVPIDAREDAIDAALAAAPVTRALLPSRRVGAR; this is encoded by the coding sequence GTGAGTGCCTGGCGCGGCATGGCCGGCGCCGCTATGTCGTTGACCGCCGTGGTGACGTTGCTGGGTGGCGCCACGCACGGCTTTCGGGTGTGGACCACCGACGCGGCGCGTGCGGCGGCGGTGGCGACGCATCCGATTTCTGTGCCGTCCGTGTCGCTGGTAGACGAACACCGTGCGCTGCAGTCGATCGCGACAACGCGTCGCGCCACGATCGTGGACTTCGTGTACACGCGCTGTATCACGCTGTGCGGCACGCTCGGCGCCACGTTTCAACAGCTGCAGGCGGCCATCGTGCGTCGCGGCGTGGCCGACCGCGTGCGGCTACTCACGATCTCGTTCGATCCGGTGTGGGATACGCCAGAACGGTTGCGCTACTACGCGATCGCGATGCATCCCGACCCGGCCGCCTGGACCATCGCGACGTTCTCGAATACACACGAGGTTGCGGGCGTACTACGCACCTTCGGGATTCGCGTCATATCCGATGGTGCCGGCGGCTTCGTGCACAATGCGGCCCTGCATGTGGTGAATCCGGCGGGACAACTGGTCGCCATTGTGCCGATCGACGCGCGCGAGGACGCCATCGATGCGGCGCTCGCCGCCGCGCCGGTGACGCGAGCATTGTTGCCGTCGCGGCGCGTGGGCGCCCGATGA
- a CDS encoding DoxX family protein produces the protein MTLAVQISFALSVTLFLGYGFSCLFMGAMIDEFARYNLSRFRRLVGLLEVLGALGLLSSLVIPALVFPSAGGLALLMALGVITRVRVRDPVIEAIPAAVLMVINLFLCIAALQGVQVSR, from the coding sequence ATGACGCTCGCAGTTCAGATTTCCTTTGCGCTATCCGTGACGCTCTTTCTGGGCTACGGCTTCAGCTGCCTGTTCATGGGCGCCATGATCGACGAATTCGCACGCTACAACCTGTCCCGGTTCCGCCGACTGGTTGGTCTGCTCGAAGTCCTTGGCGCGCTCGGCTTGCTGAGCAGCCTCGTCATTCCGGCGTTGGTCTTTCCCTCCGCCGGCGGATTGGCCTTACTGATGGCGCTGGGTGTGATCACCCGTGTGCGGGTGCGGGATCCCGTTATCGAGGCCATCCCGGCCGCCGTGCTCATGGTGATCAACCTGTTCCTGTGTATCGCGGCGCTACAGGGTGTCCAGGTGAGCCGATAG
- a CDS encoding DoxX family protein yields MTSSPILVILQLVVGLGLLNVWMIRRSGPTGYRGGHAQTLRGEFEAYGLPDWMFLVVGGLKVVAGLALIAGIWVPVIVRPAALVVAALMVGAIAMHVKVKDPVQRSLPALAVLVMCLWIATQR; encoded by the coding sequence ATGACGTCATCGCCGATTCTGGTGATTCTGCAGCTGGTGGTAGGCCTGGGCCTGCTGAACGTCTGGATGATTCGCCGCAGTGGCCCGACTGGCTATCGCGGCGGACACGCGCAAACACTGCGTGGGGAGTTCGAGGCGTATGGGTTGCCGGACTGGATGTTCCTTGTGGTCGGGGGTCTCAAGGTCGTGGCCGGACTGGCGTTGATCGCGGGCATCTGGGTGCCGGTGATCGTGCGCCCGGCGGCCTTGGTGGTCGCCGCACTGATGGTCGGCGCGATCGCGATGCACGTAAAGGTGAAAGATCCCGTACAGCGCTCGCTCCCAGCCCTCGCGGTGCTCGTGATGTGCCTCTGGATCGCGACGCAGCGCTGA
- a CDS encoding methyltransferase domain-containing protein, which produces MSTSESTSAAGDFVPAPPASPLLDARLRDSWDANATAWTLAVREQRIPSRRAGTDAAIVAGIESACAERAPVRVLDVGCGEGWLARAIANPSRDVLGIDGSAGLIEQARALPAAGVRFDTVSYEQLIADAGATAGPWDVIVCNFALLGDPLSPLLGALAQRLSPDGCLLIQTVHPWTAMGDGPYTCGWREEQFHGFGVTFPDAMPWYFRTLASWRHEIDEAGLLIRDLDEPLHPETRRPLSLLLRCDRRR; this is translated from the coding sequence ATGAGCACCAGCGAGTCAACGTCCGCGGCCGGTGACTTCGTTCCGGCTCCGCCCGCGTCACCTCTGCTCGACGCGCGCCTGCGGGACAGCTGGGACGCAAACGCCACCGCGTGGACACTCGCGGTGCGCGAGCAGCGCATTCCCAGTCGTCGCGCCGGTACCGACGCCGCGATCGTGGCGGGGATCGAGTCGGCATGTGCCGAGCGTGCCCCCGTTCGTGTATTAGACGTGGGCTGTGGCGAAGGATGGCTCGCGCGGGCCATCGCCAACCCGTCGCGAGACGTGCTCGGCATCGATGGCAGCGCGGGACTGATCGAACAGGCCCGCGCGTTACCCGCGGCCGGCGTTCGGTTCGACACGGTCAGCTACGAGCAGCTGATCGCCGATGCCGGGGCGACCGCCGGTCCGTGGGATGTGATCGTGTGCAATTTCGCCTTGCTGGGTGACCCACTCAGCCCGTTGCTCGGTGCACTGGCCCAGCGGTTGTCGCCCGACGGGTGTCTGCTCATTCAGACCGTCCATCCTTGGACCGCCATGGGCGACGGCCCCTACACGTGCGGTTGGCGCGAAGAGCAGTTCCACGGTTTTGGCGTGACGTTTCCCGACGCCATGCCGTGGTACTTCCGCACGCTGGCCTCGTGGCGCCACGAGATTGACGAGGCGGGGCTGCTGATTCGCGACCTGGACGAACCGTTGCACCCCGAGACGCGCCGTCCGCTCTCATTGCTATTGCGCTGCGACCGCCGGCGTTAA